GGCGGTACGATCTCCACCGTGGTCACGAACTCGCCCTGCGCGATCTTCCGCCCCCAATGAGATCGCTCCGCCAGGGGCACCGGCTGGACACCGGCCTCCTCGACCTCCGGCTCGGGCGTGACCACACGGAACTGGCGCGTCGCGGGCGAAAGCATACGTACCGCGGCGGTGATCTCGCGGATGTGGTCAGGCGTGGTCCCGCAGCATCCCCCGACGAAGCGCACCCCTTTGCGGATCATCTGGGCCGCGTAGGTCGCCATGTACTCGGGCGAGGCCATGTAGATCTTCCGGCCGTCCACCTCCCGGGGAAGTCCGGCGTTGGGCTGCGCGGAGAGCGGCCGGTTGGTCGCCTTGATGAGCACGTCCACGGCGTCGAGCATGGCCGCGGGGCCGACGCTGCAGTTCATCCCCACCACGTCCACGCCCGCTTCCTCCAGGCGCTGCGCGAAGACGCCGACATCCATGCCCAGGGCCGTAGAGCCGTCCTCCTTGAGCACCATCTGCGCGACGATGGGGAGATCACACACCGACCGAACGGCGCGGACCGCCTGCTGGATCTCCAGCAGATCCCCGAACGTCTCGAGCACGAAGAGGTCGACTCCTCCTTCGAGCAGCCCTTCAGCCTGCTCGCGGAAGTAGCTGACCGCCTCGTCCACCGAGGTAGGGCCGTACGGCTCAATGCGAATGCCGAGCGGGCCGATCGCCCCGGCCACCGCGACGCGGTCGCCACCCGCCGAGCGGGCGATCTCCGCCCCGCGGGCATTGATGGCGTGAGTCTCCTTCTCCAGCCCGTAGCGGGCGAGCTTCACCCGGTTGGCGCCGAAGCTGTTCGTCTCCAGGATCTCGGCGCCGGCGCGGACGTAGGCGCGGTGCACGTCGCGGACGATGTCCGCCTCGCGCAGGTTCAGCTCGTCGTAACACCGGTTGATGTAAACGCCGCGGGCGTACAGCATCGTCCCCATTGCCCCATCGAAGACGTGCGGCCGGCCGTCGGCGATCAGCTCGCGAAAGTCAGGCATGGTCCACCAGGATAAAAGTCGGCGTCATTCCGGCTCGGCCGGGGCCGGGGCGAACCGCGGTCCCACATGGATCGGGCTCTCCCCCGCGATCGCGACGTACCAGAGGATTCGTCCGTCGCGGTCCAATCCGATCTCCGTGCGACCCAGCACGGGCTCGCAGGTGACGGGCTCGTCTTCGCCCAGGCCGTACACCCACCGTTCGTCGGTCTCTTCCTCGAGGGCCTGCAGCGTCGTCTCGATCCCGGCAGCGGTCCACCCCGGCGGAAAGCTGTCCGCATAGCGCGTCATGTCACCTGCCGGGCAACGCGCGCCGGGCGGCCCGAGAACCTCCGCCACCCGCCCCATGTGATCTCCCACCTGCAGCCGCTCCACCCGTTCGCGCCGGCTCTGCTCCGCCGGCGAAAACAGCCAGAGAAGGAGCGCCACCCCGATGAGCAGGATGAGCCCCGTCGCGATCCAGATGGAACGCCTCGAGGTGCCGAGCGCTCGTTCGAGGTTGTGGCGGCGGGGCATGAGGAAGAAGCTAGGAGTTAGAAGCTAGGAGCTAGAATACTCGAATTCCGGTTTGCATGACGTGCCTCTACACCCTCGTCAAGGGCTTGCCCACGACGCCCGGAAGATCAGAAGTAGCCGCGGGAGCACCATTCTAGCTCCTAGCTTCTAGCTTCTGGCTTCTCAGCCGCGGCGTGACCGGGCGCCCCGGCGCCCCGTCACGCCGCGCTGAAGTATTTCGCCGCCGGGTGATGCACCACGATGGCTGCGGTCGACTGCTCCGGGTTGAGCTGGTACGCGGCGGTCAGCGTCACCCCGATCGTCTCCTCTACGGGGAGGATCCGGAAAAGGAGGCCGTGCTGCTCGATGTCCGGGCACGCAGGATATCCCCATGAATACCGCAGCCCCCGACCGTTGCCGATCCCCAGCTCCTCCTTGATGCGCCGGTTGACCAACTCGGCGGCCCCCTCCGCGGTCTGCACGCTGAAGCCATGCAGGAAGTACCCCTCGCTGTAGTCTCCGTCGACCTGCCGCTGCTTGACGAACTGCTCGGCCACGTGACCGCTGGTGACCACCTGGAGGGCGACCACGTCCGCCGGCCGACCGTCCTCGAGCGGGCGGAAATAGTCGGCCAGGCTGAGCTCCTCCCGATCCTCCTGACGCGGGAAATAGAAGCGTCCCAGCTCGCGGTCGTGGTCGACCGGATCGAATACGACCACCTCGTTCCCCTCCCGCCCCGCGGGGAAGTAGCCGTAGACGGCCCGCGGTCGTAGCCACCCCTGGGTGCGCGCCTCCCGCGTGTACCGCTGCAGGCGCGGCTCGAACTCCTCCCGCAGCAGCCTCTCCCACTCCTCTCCCTTGAGGTTCTTGGCACCCCACTGCATCCGGTACAGGGTGTTGAGATCCACGCAGGCAACCACCTCGTCCACCGGGAGGTCGAGCA
This sequence is a window from Longimicrobiaceae bacterium. Protein-coding genes within it:
- a CDS encoding bifunctional homocysteine S-methyltransferase/methylenetetrahydrofolate reductase, giving the protein MPDFRELIADGRPHVFDGAMGTMLYARGVYINRCYDELNLREADIVRDVHRAYVRAGAEILETNSFGANRVKLARYGLEKETHAINARGAEIARSAGGDRVAVAGAIGPLGIRIEPYGPTSVDEAVSYFREQAEGLLEGGVDLFVLETFGDLLEIQQAVRAVRSVCDLPIVAQMVLKEDGSTALGMDVGVFAQRLEEAGVDVVGMNCSVGPAAMLDAVDVLIKATNRPLSAQPNAGLPREVDGRKIYMASPEYMATYAAQMIRKGVRFVGGCCGTTPDHIREITAAVRMLSPATRQFRVVTPEPEVEEAGVQPVPLAERSHWGRKIAQGEFVTTVEIVPPRGADPSRMLEGVRLLKEAGIDGVNVPDGPRAQSRMGVIATSVLIQQQVGIEPVLHYCCRDRNLLGMLSDLLGAQALGLRNLLLITGDPPKMGPYPEATAVFDIDAIGLTNLVTRLNRGLDPGGSSIGEQTSFVVGVGVNPGAADFEHEMNRFYWKVDAGAEYAITQPVFDLAQLFRFLERIEQEGLHIPIIAGIWPLVSARNAEFLANEVPGVVVPPEIVERMRRASDRGKEAAVEEGILIAREMLAEARPHIQGVQVSAPFGKVELALEVMEGLGREKEEVSEVSQKSVAGG